A single region of the Sorghum bicolor cultivar BTx623 chromosome 9, Sorghum_bicolor_NCBIv3, whole genome shotgun sequence genome encodes:
- the LOC8069524 gene encoding putative AP2/ERF and B3 domain-containing protein Os01g0140700 produces MLTLPPTPRAPITSKKASPQWCPRACVPGGMPEVAVMSAPAAEQGRRRRLEPEGDDYQATAASPSPHARAPPSSRYKGVVPQPNGRWGAQTYERHARVWLGTFADEAAAARAYDVAALRFRGRGAAANFPGHPADAAEMAFLAARPKAEVVDMLRKHTYDDELRQALRSGGSGGGDRSLVVLPRVTMFEKAVTPSDVGRLNRMVVPKLHAEKHFPRIEEAADAAPVLLAFEDVGVGGGTGKVWRFRYSYWSSSQSYVLTRGWSRFVREKGLAAGDTVAFSQAAITDDAETTTDVKRRRMFIECRKRKRKDDDGCSDGNDGDHCPDDGGERVVRLFGANIAAAAIGAS; encoded by the coding sequence ATGTTGACATTGCcgccgacgccgagagcaccgaTCACAAGCAAGAAAGCATCTCCTCAGTGGTGTCCGCGTGCGTGCGTCCCCGGTGGCATGCCTGAGGTCGCCGTCATGTCGGCACCGGCTGCTGAGCAGGGTCGCCGTCGTCGGCTGGAGCCGGAGGGCGACGACTATCAGGCCACAGctgcgtcgccgtcgccgcacgcccgggcgccgccgtcgtcgcggtACAAGGGCGTGGTGCCGCAGCCCAACGGGCGGTGGGGCGCGCAGACATACGAGCGGCACGCGCGCGTGTGGCTCGGCACGTTCGCCGACGaggcggccgccgcgcgcgcctaCGACGTGGCCGCGCTCCGCTTCCGCggccgcggcgccgccgccaacTTCCCGGGCCACCCCGCAGACGCGGCCGAGATGGCGTTCCTCGCCGCGCGGCCCAAGGCCGAGGTCGTCGACATGCTGCGGAAGCACACCTACGACGACGAGCTCCGGCAGGCGCTGCGctccggcggcagcggcggtggTGACCGGTCTCTGGTGGTACTCCCACGGGTGACGATGTTCGAGAAGGCGGTGACGCCGAGCGACGTCGGCCGGCTCAACCGGATGGTAGTGCCGAAGCTCCACGCCGAGAAGCACTTCCCGCGGATCGAGGAGGCCGCCGACGCGGCGCCCGTGCTGCTCGCCTTCGAGgacgtcggcgtcggcggcgggacCGGGAAGGTGTGGCGGTTCCGGTACTCGTACTGGAGCAGCAGCCAGAGCTACGTGCTCACCCGGGGCTGGAGCCGCTTCGTCAGGGAGAAGGGCCTTGCCGCCGGTGACACCGTCGCGTTCTCGCAGGCGGCGATCACCGACGACGCGGAGACGACTACGGATGTGAAGCGGCGGCGGATGTTCATCGAGTGCAGGAAGCGGAAGAGGAAAGACGACGACGGCTGCAGCGACGGCAACGACGGCGACCATTGTCCTGACGATGGCGGTGAGCGCGTCGTCAGGCTGTTCGGCGCCAACATTGCCGCCGCTGCGATTGGAGCTTCATGA
- the LOC8069525 gene encoding protein INVOLVED IN DE NOVO 2 isoform X2: MDYTSDGDSEVEAYGSGTFELLESGDLQVMTDEGLYRCPFCSDEDKDHSLNDLLQHASGVGAAHDRQAKEKADHRALARHLKGKPAESPGARLQPMLIDVQDPEHTQDEQFVWPWMAILVNMPNEFFGKSANRLKEHYSSFHPVKVHPVYSKGRPTRDAVFEFGNDWSAFRNARAFDAHFAMKGYSKNCWKEMKSECKEPVGWMARADDYNSLGAIGELLRKNGDLKTLKDIGSEGANKTEKLLSNLACKVKEKEIYLEQLESEYNKRSASLNIMMQKREQQLQSYNQEILKMRQLGQQNTQRIVEQNRKLRYDMQDMADALDARNKQIEQSEHDKKKLEQEKLKNAMRTNHLRLAALEQEKADENVQKLVDKQTRETKAILDDFLRLNTQLEKKQKLELEINHLSGKLHVMELKPGDEDPESREKIDKLKEELNEKIDELKYAENYNQDLISRERKSSDELREAREVLINSLQSLPRTTSCQSQIGVKKVGELDPSVFLSLCKRKFPAADAEAKSSSLCSKWQNEIENPEWQPFKVIIVDGKASEALNEGDRKLQELKELGQEPYAAVTKVLMELKDANGGRKDPFPELWNYDQGRKANMVEGARHAVMLWNASKTKKGKKSR, encoded by the exons ATGGACTACACATCCGATGGAGATTCTGAGGTCGAAGCTTATGGATCCGGTACTTTTGAGCTTCTGGAATCAGGAGATTTACAAGTGATGACTGATGAAGGCTTGTACCGATGCCCCTTTTGTTCAGATGAAGATAAGGACCACAGTCTAAATGATCTGCTGCAGCATGCCTCTGGTGTGGGAGCAGCACATGATCGGCAAGCCAAAGAGAAGGCAGACCACCGTGCTCTTGCAAGGCATTTGAAGGGTAAGCCTGCTGAATCACCTGGCGCACGTTTGCAGCCAATGCTTATAGATGTGCAGGATCCTGAGCATACCCAAGATGAGCAATTTGTCTGGCCCTGGATGGCTATCCTAGTCAATATGCCAAATGAATTCTTTGGTAAAAGTGCGAATCGACTGAAGGAGCATTACTCATCTTTTCATCCAGTGAAGGTGCATCCTGTATATAGCAAAGGTCGTCCCACGCGTGATGCTGTTTTTGAGTTTGGGAATGACTGGAGTGCTTTCAGGAATGCACGGGCCTTTGATGCTCACTTTGCAATGAAAGGGTACAGTAAAAATTGCTGGAAGGAGATGAAGTCTGAATGTAAAGAGCCTGTTGGGTGGATGGCAAGGGCTGATGATTACAATTCTCTAGGGGCAATAGGTGAGCTACTGAGAAAAAATGGTGACCTGAAAACATTAAAAGATATTGGTAGTGAAGGGGCAAATAAAACCGAAAAGCTTCTGTCCAATTTGGCCTGCAAAGTTAAAGAAAAGGAAATTTATTTAGAGCAACTTGAGTCTGAGTACAACAAGCGTTCTGCTTCACTTAACATAATGATGCAGAAGAGGGAGCAACAACTCCAGtcatacaatcaag AGATCCTGAAGATGAGACAACTTGGTCAACAAAACACACAAAGAATTGTTGAGCAGAACCGGAAGCTACGATACGATATGCAGGACATGGCGGACGCACTTGATGCAAGAAACAAACAAATTGAGCAGTCGGAGCATGACAAAAAGAAACTTGAGCAGGAGAAGCTAAAG AATGCAATGAGGACCAATCATCTTAGGTTGGCTGCATTGGAGCAGGAGAAAGCTGATGAAAATgtccaaaagcttgtggataaACAAACG AGAGAAACAAAAGCTATTCTAGACGACTTTTTGAGGTTGAACACACAGTTGGAGAAGAAGCAGAAACTTGAATTGGAAATAAACCACTTGAGCGGGAAACTGCATGTGATGGAGCTCAAGCCAGGTGATGAAGATCCAGAATCCAGAGAGAAAATAGATAAACTAAAGGAGGAGCTCAATGAGAAGATTGATGAACTGAAATATGCGGAAAACTACAACCAAGATTTAATCAGTAGGGAAAGAAAGTCCAGTGATGAGTTGCGAGAAGCTCGTGAGGTGTTGATAAAT TCTCTGCAGAGTTTGCCCCGAACCACAAGCTGCCAGTCACAGATCGGCGTCAAGAAAGTTGGTGAGCTTGACCCCAGTGTGTTTCTAAGCCTGTGCAAGCGAAAATTTCCAGCAGCAGATGCAGAAGCTAAAAGTTCTAGTCTTTGTTCAAAGTGGCAGAATGAAATTGAAAATCCAGAATGGCAGCCTTTCAAGGTTATTATTGTTGATGGAAAAGCATCG GAAGCACTCAATGAGGGTGACAGGAAGCTCCAAGAACTGAAGGAGCTCGGTCAAGAACCCTATGCTGCAGTAACAAAGGTTCTGATGGAGCTGAAGGATGCCAATGGCGGCAGGAAGGATCCGTTCCCTGAGCTGTGGAACTATGACCAGGGTCGGAAAGCAAATATGGTGGAAGGAGCTCGGCATGCTGTGATGCTTTGGAACGCGAGCAAGACGAAGAAGGGCAAGAAAAGCCGCTGA
- the LOC8069525 gene encoding protein INVOLVED IN DE NOVO 2 isoform X1 — protein MVTSFFILCLPFLLPSAMDYTSDGDSEVEAYGSGTFELLESGDLQVMTDEGLYRCPFCSDEDKDHSLNDLLQHASGVGAAHDRQAKEKADHRALARHLKGKPAESPGARLQPMLIDVQDPEHTQDEQFVWPWMAILVNMPNEFFGKSANRLKEHYSSFHPVKVHPVYSKGRPTRDAVFEFGNDWSAFRNARAFDAHFAMKGYSKNCWKEMKSECKEPVGWMARADDYNSLGAIGELLRKNGDLKTLKDIGSEGANKTEKLLSNLACKVKEKEIYLEQLESEYNKRSASLNIMMQKREQQLQSYNQEILKMRQLGQQNTQRIVEQNRKLRYDMQDMADALDARNKQIEQSEHDKKKLEQEKLKNAMRTNHLRLAALEQEKADENVQKLVDKQTRETKAILDDFLRLNTQLEKKQKLELEINHLSGKLHVMELKPGDEDPESREKIDKLKEELNEKIDELKYAENYNQDLISRERKSSDELREAREVLINSLQSLPRTTSCQSQIGVKKVGELDPSVFLSLCKRKFPAADAEAKSSSLCSKWQNEIENPEWQPFKVIIVDGKASEALNEGDRKLQELKELGQEPYAAVTKVLMELKDANGGRKDPFPELWNYDQGRKANMVEGARHAVMLWNASKTKKGKKSR, from the exons ATGGTAACATCGTTTTTCATACTTTGTTTGCCATTTCTCTTACCTTCAGCAATGGACTACACATCCGATGGAGATTCTGAGGTCGAAGCTTATGGATCCGGTACTTTTGAGCTTCTGGAATCAGGAGATTTACAAGTGATGACTGATGAAGGCTTGTACCGATGCCCCTTTTGTTCAGATGAAGATAAGGACCACAGTCTAAATGATCTGCTGCAGCATGCCTCTGGTGTGGGAGCAGCACATGATCGGCAAGCCAAAGAGAAGGCAGACCACCGTGCTCTTGCAAGGCATTTGAAGGGTAAGCCTGCTGAATCACCTGGCGCACGTTTGCAGCCAATGCTTATAGATGTGCAGGATCCTGAGCATACCCAAGATGAGCAATTTGTCTGGCCCTGGATGGCTATCCTAGTCAATATGCCAAATGAATTCTTTGGTAAAAGTGCGAATCGACTGAAGGAGCATTACTCATCTTTTCATCCAGTGAAGGTGCATCCTGTATATAGCAAAGGTCGTCCCACGCGTGATGCTGTTTTTGAGTTTGGGAATGACTGGAGTGCTTTCAGGAATGCACGGGCCTTTGATGCTCACTTTGCAATGAAAGGGTACAGTAAAAATTGCTGGAAGGAGATGAAGTCTGAATGTAAAGAGCCTGTTGGGTGGATGGCAAGGGCTGATGATTACAATTCTCTAGGGGCAATAGGTGAGCTACTGAGAAAAAATGGTGACCTGAAAACATTAAAAGATATTGGTAGTGAAGGGGCAAATAAAACCGAAAAGCTTCTGTCCAATTTGGCCTGCAAAGTTAAAGAAAAGGAAATTTATTTAGAGCAACTTGAGTCTGAGTACAACAAGCGTTCTGCTTCACTTAACATAATGATGCAGAAGAGGGAGCAACAACTCCAGtcatacaatcaag AGATCCTGAAGATGAGACAACTTGGTCAACAAAACACACAAAGAATTGTTGAGCAGAACCGGAAGCTACGATACGATATGCAGGACATGGCGGACGCACTTGATGCAAGAAACAAACAAATTGAGCAGTCGGAGCATGACAAAAAGAAACTTGAGCAGGAGAAGCTAAAG AATGCAATGAGGACCAATCATCTTAGGTTGGCTGCATTGGAGCAGGAGAAAGCTGATGAAAATgtccaaaagcttgtggataaACAAACG AGAGAAACAAAAGCTATTCTAGACGACTTTTTGAGGTTGAACACACAGTTGGAGAAGAAGCAGAAACTTGAATTGGAAATAAACCACTTGAGCGGGAAACTGCATGTGATGGAGCTCAAGCCAGGTGATGAAGATCCAGAATCCAGAGAGAAAATAGATAAACTAAAGGAGGAGCTCAATGAGAAGATTGATGAACTGAAATATGCGGAAAACTACAACCAAGATTTAATCAGTAGGGAAAGAAAGTCCAGTGATGAGTTGCGAGAAGCTCGTGAGGTGTTGATAAAT TCTCTGCAGAGTTTGCCCCGAACCACAAGCTGCCAGTCACAGATCGGCGTCAAGAAAGTTGGTGAGCTTGACCCCAGTGTGTTTCTAAGCCTGTGCAAGCGAAAATTTCCAGCAGCAGATGCAGAAGCTAAAAGTTCTAGTCTTTGTTCAAAGTGGCAGAATGAAATTGAAAATCCAGAATGGCAGCCTTTCAAGGTTATTATTGTTGATGGAAAAGCATCG GAAGCACTCAATGAGGGTGACAGGAAGCTCCAAGAACTGAAGGAGCTCGGTCAAGAACCCTATGCTGCAGTAACAAAGGTTCTGATGGAGCTGAAGGATGCCAATGGCGGCAGGAAGGATCCGTTCCCTGAGCTGTGGAACTATGACCAGGGTCGGAAAGCAAATATGGTGGAAGGAGCTCGGCATGCTGTGATGCTTTGGAACGCGAGCAAGACGAAGAAGGGCAAGAAAAGCCGCTGA